In Amia ocellicauda isolate fAmiCal2 chromosome 5, fAmiCal2.hap1, whole genome shotgun sequence, a genomic segment contains:
- the ten1 gene encoding CST complex subunit TEN1, whose protein sequence is MLPAPGVFHFPWEIRSGEVQEGATVRTFGRLQSYSAELSEAVLATQHGPTQHQLTIHTGFVEPFAALTGAQYLVLGELESRDGGAVAVRARILSCVDGANMAMLQRAIAEQRSYFLERERAGGQGKPSPDTEQQPQP, encoded by the exons ATGTTGCCGGCACCTGGAGTCTTCCACTTCCCCTGGGAGATCAGATCTGGGGAGGTCCAGGAGGGGGCAACAGTGAGGACCTTTGGCAG GCTGCAGAGCTACAGTGCAGAGCTGTCTGAGGCAGTCCTCGCCACCCAGCACGGACCCACCCAGCACCAGCTCACCATCCACACTGGCTTCGTGGAGCCCTTCGCTGCCCTCACTGGAGCCCAGTATTTAGTCCTGGGAGAGCTGGAGAGCAGGGACG GGGGCGCTGTGGCGGTGCGAGCGCGGATCCTGAGCTGTGTGGACGGGGCCAACATGGCCATGCTGCAGAGGGCCATCGCTGAGCAGAGGAGCTActtcctggagagagagagagcagggggcCAGGGGAAGCCCAGCCCTGACACAGAGCAGCAGCCCCAGCCCtga
- the LOC136749727 gene encoding envoplakin, translating to MFKKKDTLKVSGKISKSQVNDLALLIARMQNNADQVEKNILRAEEKLALDAENQKKNLPFKHQKENADNLAEAEGLLKDLFLDVDRAKKLKHPQGSEIESDVSNLHDRWSNDCKTYRDIYEAKRELDLSPKIDWVQILNQKQRQVNTEEYGPGMQELEKQIASHNILHKQIEAYGSQLDRSSANSPEEFAALQKQYKNLLENSQWRRHYLGSLYDYMQGCTKELVYLNEQQDKILKQDWSDRIQEPTDIRRQYENFKNNSLLAHESEVNKLQDDGDRLIELKHPASPTIEAHRDALRNEWQSFLNLCICQETHLDNVDEYTKYQHDAETLSDSIRKLNSSIDPKTLNNKTNSEIQLQMESEEKAVQQNERLLADLRKRSTTIAPLMLRRTRPTKPISIQSLCDWDTETDSVTRGEKFTLKDNSNSENWVVETTNGVTKTMPGACFFIPPPDQESIEKVDRLGGELSNLKKKRTALQSSLKSQTLEVSRSAKSGLMSSAMEDPKAREISAQLDDIDGALGQTEKDILNRLRMPLDRSSPSQDLAKRLKEHEAAQKALQDIEKQKAATQRDMEPILAKSPSGPTSSALPLKLNAAKNKYSDVAGLSDLYNKKANASLNLENQIKKVDSIVSGFETKLAEDTGIPDAPNASQARIQELQRMRKDLASKQDDMQKLSRDLETTEQLCSSLQKGYQEFCPDIRRQETEVQRLKNRYATVNNQLLQRENLAQEAANKHQAFQSNTQSLNSFLSNLPDNKISPMDNLSQINAKQSSQKRVVEDIKRKGDDLDRVVDLSNDLQSVLSEYETNSSKYCSTLDPSLGATAAKRLHSSSLADSVQKQEKGLVNRYAEVSAENNQLLNQMSFAKNIVAQNEDKVNQVVVKQQLQMESQQRNLAETDNLKKDLADEISRRSNVELDLETYRKRMMSLKSRRGVERVEEREVVQYYRDPKLESELFSLKNRIQDENMRRSATQTEIEVINKKIVSLDQEMVSIKPKLLTKEVTEIERDPQLDVEANRLRDEIRRAKDNVRSRENETVHIRTEISILEKKQPIIKERVVKKEVLKVEKDPEMLRAVRTFENEISEEGQKCKSLNDQIFQTRSQINTLERIIPTVQPKVITKEVKRVEQDPELINEAQKLRSMLEEERNRNSSFLREISNMQLRFSQVEQIKPRVEIKEIVNEIFRVDPQTETELVRLRRELQDSSKLRAGLEKEISLVMVDLQALRSQKPKVELKEVTQEVVKEERSPEVKRELQRLGDQLTRLQDTYNHTLQQLQRLRKERDEWKAEKSKVETKLVTKDVIKYESDPLLEKEADRLRRVVREEVQQRRTIEEMVFDLQNKYIMLERQKPEEKVVMQEVVRLQKDPQQIIEHEKLSRALDEEVKSRRQLELEVQQLRALVLERERALQQQDERQKKIAVEMELKQIRSRIHELENAPPPVEEKIIMEEVLKVERDPKLEAVTSSLRIDMDKDSSEIMRLEREIRNLTLKLEVLQRDKSVEKTVYKEVIRVEKDKLLEGERSRLRDLVNQERNARRDLEDEIRRLSEKLNRVQSSRSNTSWEESQLSQTRDNLLRDKENLSMELRTLESERQHTSISFQQQSRLMSERSQMSRQKSIKMESEVQRLEQEILDEKDLLNKREMTVRELLENLRREEVKNSETQMRETNLSTKITILDPETGKDMSPYDAYMQGLIDRAQYIHLQELECDWEEMTTTGPDGESSVLQDRKSGKQYSIKDALRDRRVTQAQVQLYRDGKIPISEFALLVAGETRKTAIGSLSSSLTPQRTTYTQSSPNMSSMSSMNSMSSFNSMSGLGGDESFPISGVLDTTTNNRMSIRSAMTRKLIDPSTGQKLLEAQAATGGIVDISNRDRYSVHKAAERGLVENTQLQRLLNAQKAFTGVEDPMTKQRLSVGEAVQKGWMPKDSAMRYMDVQNLTGGLVDPRRTGRISIAEAVNQKMIDSTIARELQDETYSTKDLVDPITKEKISYKEAMARCQRDRTTGLPLLPAAGTASNDSYNPSYNPSYMSSRTYKYSSYY from the exons GTCCCAAGTCAATGACCTGGCCTTGCTGATTGCCCGCATGCAGAATAATGCCGACCAGGTGGAAAAGAATATCCTGCGTGCCGAGGAGAAGCTGGCCTTG GATGCTGAGAACCAGAAGAAGAACCTGCCATTCAAGCACCAGAAGGAGAATGCAGACAACTTGGCCGAGGCGGAGGGTCTGCTGAAGGACCTGTTTCTGGACGTGGACCGAGCCAAGaagctgaagcacccccagggCAGCGAGATCGAGAGCGA tgTCAGTAACCTCCACGATCGCTGGTCCAATGACTGCAAGACGTACCGCGATATCTACGAAGCCAAGAGGGAGCTTGACCTCTCGCCCAAGATTGACTGGGTGCAGATCCTCAACCAGAAGCAG AGGCAGGTCAACACGGAGGAGTATGGTCCCGGGATGCAGGAGCTGGAGAAGCAGATTGCCTCCCACAACATCCTGCACAAGCAGATCGAGGCCTACGGCAGCCAGCTGGACCGCAGCAGCGCCAACTCCCCG GAGGAGTTTGCTGCCCTGCAGAAGCAATACAAGAACCTGCTG GAGAACTCGCAGTGGCGCCGGCACTACCTGGGCAGCCTCTACGACTACATGCAGGGCTGCACCAAGGAGCTGGTGTACCTGAACGAGCAGCAGGACAAGATCCTCAAGCAGGACTGGAGCGACCGCATCCAGGAACCCACGGACATCCGCAGACAGTATGAg AACTTCAAGAACAACAGTCTGCTGGCCCATGAGAGCGAGGTCAACAAACTGCAGGATGATGGAGACCGACTGATCGAGCTCAAACACCCGGCCAGCCCCACCATCGAG GCTCACAGAGACGCGCTGAGGAATGAGTGGCAGAGCTTCCTGAACCTCTGCATCTGCCAGGAGACCCACCTGGACAATGTGGACGAGTACACAAAG TACCAGCACGATGCCGAGACACTGTCTGACTCCATTAGGAAACTCAACTCCagcatcgaccccaagaccctCAACAACAAGACCAACTCGGAGATCCAGCTGCAAatggag agcGAGGAGAAGGCCGTGCAGCAGAACGAGCGCCTGTTGGCCGATCTGAGGAAGCGCAGCACCACCATTGCGCCCCTCATGCTGCGCCGCACGCGGCCCACCAAGCCCATCAGCATCCAGAGCCTGTGTGACTGGGACACTGAAACG GACTCAGTGACTCGGGGGGAGAAGTTCACTCTGAAGGACAACTCTAACAGTGAGAACTGGGTGGTCGAGACCACCAACGGAGTGACCAAGACTATGCCGGGGGCGTGCTTCTTCATCCCTCCCCCCGACCAGGAATCCATCGAAAAGGTGGACAG GCTTGGAGGTGAGCTGTCCAACCTGAAGAAGAAGAGAACCGCCCTGCAGAGCAGCCTGAAGAGCCAGACATTGGAGGTGTCCCGGTCCGCAAAATCAG GGCTGATGTCCAGTGCCATGGAGGATCCCAAAGCCAGGGAAATCTCGGCGCAGCTGGACGACATTGACGGGGCACTGGGCCAGACGGAGAAGGATATCCTGAACCGCTTGCGCATGCCGCTGGACCGCAGCTCCCCCTCTCAGGACCTGGCCAAGCGGCTGAAGGAGCACGAG GCTGCCCAGAAGGCGCTGCAGGACATCGAGAAGCAGAAGGCGGCCACCCAGCGCGACATGGAGCCCATCCTGGCCAAGAGCCCCAGTGGGCCGACCTCATCCGCCCTGCCTCTCAAACTCAATGCAGCCAAGAACAAGTACAGCGACGTGGCCGGCCTCTCTGACCTCTACAACAAGAA GGCCAACGCCTCCCTCAACCTGGAGAACCAGATTAAGAAGGTGGACAGCATCGTGTCTGGGTTTGAGACCAAGCTGGCTGAGGACACGGGCATCCCCGATGCACCTAATGCTTCCCAGGCCCGCATCCAAGAGCTGCAG cgcatGAGGAAGGATCTGGCTAGTAAGCAGGACGACATGCAGAAGCTGAGCCGTGACCTGGAGACCACAGAGCAGCTGTGCAGCTCCCTGCAGAAGGGCTACCAGGAGTTCTGCCCCGACATCCGCCGCCAGGAGACTGAGGTGCAGCGGCTGAAGAACCGCTACGCCACCGTCAACAACCAGCTGCTGCAGAG GGAGAACCTTGCCCAGGAGGCAGCCAATAAGCACCAGGCGTTCCAGAGCAACACCCAATCGCTGAACTCCTTCCTGAGCAACTTGCCCGACAACAAGATCAGCCCTATGGACAACCTGTCCCAGATCAACGCCAAGCAGAGCTCCCAGAAG AGGGTGGTAGAGGACATCAAGAGGAAAGGCGATGACCTGGACCGCGTGGTGGACCTGTCCAACGACCTGCAGTCTGTGCTCAGC GAGTATGAGACGAACTCCAGTAAGTACTGCAGCACGCTGGACCCCTCGCTGGGGGCCACCGCAGCCAAGAGGCTGCACAGCTCCTCCTTGGCCGATAGTGTGCAGAAACAG GAGAAAGGGCTGGTGAACCGATACGCCGAGGTGTCTGCGGAGAACAACCAGCTGCTCAACCAGATGAGCTTCGCCAAAAACATCGTCGCTCAG AACGAGGACAAGGTCAACCAGGTGGTGGTGAAACAGCAGCTGCAGATGGAGAGCCAGCAGAGGAACCTGGCTGAGACAGACAACCTGAAGAAGGACCTGGCGGACGAGATCTCCCGGCGCTCAAACGTGGAGCTGGACCTGGAGACCTACCGCAAGAGGATGATGTCCCTGAAGAGCAGGAGAGGGGTGGAGCGtgtggaggagagggaggtggTGCAGTACTACCGGGACCCCAAGCTGGAAAGTGAACTGTTCTCTCTGAAGAACAGGATCCAGGATGAGAACATGCGCCGCTCCGCCACCCAGACTGAGATCGAGGTGATCAACAAGAAGATTGTTAGTCTGGACCAGGAGATGGTGAGCATCAAGCCAAAGCTGCTGACCAAGGAGGTGACTGAAATCGAGAGGGACCCCCAGCTGGATGTTGAGGCCAACCGGCTGAGAGATGAGATCCGCCGGGCGAAGGACAATGTACGCTCCCGGGAGAACGAGACTGTGCACATCAGGACGGAGATCTCCATCCTGGAGAAGAAGCAGCCCATCATCAAGGAGAGGGTGGTGAAGAAGGAGGTGTTGAAGGTGGAGAAGGACCCCGAGATGCTGAGGGCGGTCAGGACCTTCGAGAACGAGATTTCCGAGGAGGGCCAGAAGTGCAAGTCTCTGAACGACCAGATCTTTCAAACCCGGAGTCAGATCAACACCCTGGAGAGGATTATCCCCACCGTGCAGCCCAAGGTCATCACGAAGGAGGTGAAGCGAGTGGAGCAGGACCCCGAGCTCATTAATGAGGCCCAGAAGCTGCGCTCCATGCTGGAGGAGGAGAGAAACCGCAACTCCAGCTTTCTGCGAGAGATCAGCAACATGCAGCTGCGCTTCAGTCAGGTGGAGCAGATTAAACCCAGGGTGGAGATCAAGGAGATCGTCAACGAGATCTTCAGGGTGGACCCACAAACGGAGACGGAGCTGGTGCGCCTGCGGAGAGAGCTGCAGGACTCCAGCAAGCTCCGTGCAGGCCTGGAGAAGGAGATCAGCCTGGTCATGGTGGACCTGCAGGCTCTCAGGTCCCAGAAGCCCAAGGTGGAGCTGAAGGAGGTGACCCAGGAGGTTGTGAAAGAGGAGAGGAGCCCGGAGGTCAAGCGGGAGCTGCAGCGGCTAGGAGACCAGTTGACGCGGCTGCAGGACACCTATAACCACACTCTGCAGCAGCTGCAGCGCTTGCGCAAGGAGAGGGACGAGTGGAAGGCCGAGAAGTCCAAGGTGGAGACCAAGCTGGTGACCAAGGATGTGATCAAGTATGAGAGCGATCCCCTGCTGGAGAAGGAGGCGGATCGGCTGCGGAGGGTGGTGCGCGAGGAGGTCCAGCAGCGCCGGACGATAGAGGAGATGGTCTTCGACCTGCAGAACAAGTACATCATGCTGGAGAGGCAGAAGCCCGAGGAGAAGGTGGTGATGCAGGAGGTGGTGCGGCTGCAGAAGGACCCACAGCAGATCATTGAGCACGAGAAGCTGAGCCGGGCCCTGGACGAAGAGGTGAAGTCCAGGCGGCAGCTGGAGTTGGAGGTGCAGCAGCTGAGGGCCCTGGtgctggagagggagagggcgctgcagcagcaggatgagAGGCAGAAGAAGATTGCGGTGGAAATGGAGCTCAAGCAGATCCGCTCCCGGATCCACGAGCTGGAGAATGCGCCGCCACCCGTTGAGGAGAAGATCATCATGGAGGAGGTGCTGAAGGTGGAGAGGGACCCCAAGCTGGAGGCAGTGACCAGCAGCCTGCGCATAGACATGGACAAGGACAGCAGCGAGATCATGCGTCTGGAGAGGGAGATCAGGAACCTCACGCTGAAGCTGGAGGTGCTGCAGAGGGACAAGTCTGTGGAGAAGACGGTCTACAAGGAAGTGATTCGCGTGGAGAAGGACAAGCTGCTGGAGGGCGAGCGCTCCCGCCTCAGGGACCTGGTCAACCAGGAAAGGAATGCCCGCCGTGACCTTGAGGACGAGATCCGCCGGCTCTCCGAGAAACTCAACCGGGTGCAGAGTTCCCGGTCCAACACCTCATGGGAGGAGTCGCAGCTCAGCCAGACCAGGGACAACCTGCTGCGGGACAAGGAGAACCTGTCCATGGAGCTGAGGACACTGGAGTCTGAGCGGCAGCACACCAGCATCAGCTTCCAGCAGCAGTCCAGGCTGATGAGCGAGAGGAGCCAGATGAGCCGGCAGAAGAGCATCAAAATGGAGTCGGAGGTACAAAGGCTGGAACAGGAGATCCTGGATGAGAAGGACCTGCTGAACAAGAGAGAGATGACCGTGCGTGAGTTGCTGGAGAACCTGAGGAGGGAGGAAGTCAAGAACAGCGAAACCCAGATGAGGGAGACCAACCTGTCCACCAAGATCACCATCCTGGACCCGGAGACAGGGAAGGACATGTCCCCGTACGATGCCTACATGCAGGGCCTGATTGACCGCGCCCAGTACATCCACCTGCAGGAGCTGGAGTGTGACTGGGAGGAGATGACCACCACGGGGCCCGACGGTGAGAGCTCCGTTCTGCAGGACCGCAAGAGTGGCAAGCAGTACTCCATCAAGGATGCCCTGCGCGACAGGAGGGTGACGCAGGCACAGGTGCAGCTCTACAGGGACGGCAAGATCCCCATCTCAGAGTTCGCCCTGCTGGTCGCCGGGGAGACGAGGAAGACGGCAATCGGGTCCCTCAGCTCGTCCCTGACCCCACAGAGGACCACCTACACCCAGAGCTCGCCCAACATGAGCAGCATGAGCAGCATGAACAGCATGAGTAGCTTTAACAGCATGAGTGGCCTGGGCGGGGACGAGAGCTTCCCCATCTCTGGCGTGCTggacaccaccaccaacaaccgCATGTCCATCCGCAGCGCCATGACCCGCAAGCTGATCGACCCGAGCACGGGCCAGAAGCTGCTGGAGGCGCAGGCGGCCACGGGGGGCATCGTGGACATCAGCAACAGGGACCGCTACTCGGTGCACAAGGCGGCGGAGCGTGGGCTCGTGgagaacacgcaactgcagagGCTGCTAAATGCCCAGAAGGCCTTCACCGGCGTCGAGGACCCCATGACCAAGCAGCGGCTCTCGGTGGGCGAGGCGGTGCAGAAGGGCTGGATGCCCAAGGACAGTGCCATGCGCTACATGGATGTGCAGAACCTAACCGGCGGCCTGGTGGACCCCAGGCGGACGGGCCGCATCAGCATCGCGGAGGCTGTCAACCAGAAGATGATCGACAGCACCATAGCCAGGGAGCTCCAGGATGAAACCTACTCTACCAAGGACCTTGTGGACCCCATCACTAAGGAGAAGATCAGCTACAAGGAGGCCATGGCTCGCTGCCAGAGGGACCGCACCACCGGGCTGCCCCTGTTGCCCGCAGCCGGCACTGCCTCCAATGACTCCTACAACCCCTCATACAACCCCTCCTACATGAGCAGTCGCACCTACAAGTACTCCTCCTACTACTAG